TGGGTAAATTTAAACATAAAAGATGTAAAATGgactaaaattttattttatagatGTATGACAATGGGGGTTTTCTCTTATGTCAAGAATATTGAAGAAAACAAAACTGAAGACTATATCTTCAATGATGAACATCAATCAAATACATTTAGATAAATTAATTATCTAGAGACACAAAATAGTAGTTTCATTAAATTTTCATAgaagataaaaatgaaaaaaaaaaaacctaaactttTTCAAAGAAGAAAACCTTGCATAATTTCACAACATTTTCCTCAATATAAAAAAACTTacataatattatattaatcATATACATTGAGGTAAATTGACTATCTTTAGGCACTTAACAAAGGTTTCACTAGATTGGGGACCAGCCCTCCATTTAACCAAAATAAGGTtttattagatttaaaattgaaaattgaaaattgaaaattgaaaattgaaaatgtaatagaaaaaactaaaaagagaaTAGTAAAAGGTTGAGGGCAAAATGGGGCAAAAAGGAAAAGTGATACCAAAATCCAAACCCCTTATCCAATTGAAGCTCAAGACCTGAGTGAGTGAGAGTAGTAGGTAACAATGGTTACAACAACAAAGTTGGAAATCCAAGGATGTCTGCCATGTAATCACCTTCAACTTCAAGATCAACCCACTCACTCCACTCTTTcttcacactctctctctccctcaacACACTGCAACACCATCTTTGATCCTCGGTAATCGAGCTGCAAGCTCTCTCCTTTCCGTTGAATTCGGATACCCTTTTgccttcttcaatggcttccacTCCAACCCCACCTCCTAATTGCTCCTCCGTCGCCTCACGCCCCAccgccaacaacaacaaccactcCAACCACCCCCACCGCCACCACAAAAACCACTTCAAGAACCAGCACCAACGCCACAACAATCGCTTGTCTGCCTCCAGGTACTCCTCTAAGCCTTTACCTATAGCCGCTGCTGCAACTGACATAGGTGGTGCTGTTGGAGTTGGAGCTGGTGCAGGTGTTGGTGCTCCTCTTGCTGGCAGTGGCAATGCTCCTCCTGCTTTCACCTCCTCCCTTGGTTCATTTATGGGTGCCCGGAAGTCGAGGCTGGCGCCGGAGTTTTCCGGGCGGCGGTCGACACGGTTTGTGGCGAAGATGCACTCTGGTAGTCCCAggatcaaccccaacaatcatCCTCATACGAAGGCGGCTGAAGAGGCATTGCACTGCCTCCTCCAAGCTGGTAATGATGCTGCTGCTCTTGATACTGTGTTGTTTAACTATGAACATAGGCTGTGGGGGTGTGAGGATTATATTTACATGCTTAAGGAATGTGGGAACAATGGTAGGTTCTTGCTGGCTACTAAGTGCTATGATTTTGCCATGTGGAAGGAGAATGGGAGGGTTAATAAAGGGAAGTTGACTAGTACTATGATTAGTACTCTTGGTAGGTTGGGGAAGATTGAGCATGCTGTGAGGCTGTTTGAGATAGGGAGGTATGAAGGGTATGGGAACACTGTGTATGCTTATTCTGCTATGATTAGTGCGTATGGGCGTAATGGCTGTTTTCCTGATGCCATTACATTGTTCAAGTCCATGAGAAGCTTGGGTTTGGAACCCAACTTGATTACCTATAATGCACTGATTGATGCAGGGGCCAAGGGGGGAGTGGAGTTTAACACAGTTGTTAAGTTTTTTGATGAAATGGTGGCCAATGGATTGGTGCCGGATAGGGTTACTTACAATTCACTTATTTCAGCCTGTGTCCCCAAGGGCTTGTGGGAAGTGGCTCAGAATTTGTTGAGTGAAATGGAGCAGAAAGGGATTGACCGGGATTTATACACATATAATACATATGTGGATGCGTTGTGTAAGGGTGGTAAGATGGATTTAGCCAAGAAGGTGATGGAGGAGATGTCTGGTAGGAGAATTTGGCCCAATGTGGTAACTTATAGTACCATGATGGATGGTTATGCCAAGGCTGGCCTCTTAGAAGACGCCATAAGTTTGTATGATGAAATGAAGCGTCTGGCGGTCGGTTTTGACAGGGTGTCTTATAATACCATGGTGGGGATTTATGCTAAGCTGGGTTTGCTGGAGGAGGCAATCTATGTATGTAAAGAGATGGAGAGCTGTGGAATAAAAAATGATGTGGTAACTTATAATGCACTTTTGGGTGGGTTTGGGAAGCATGGCAAATATGATGATGTTAGTAGGATTTTTGCTGAGATGAAAGCCCGAAATATACATCCAAATACATTAACTTACTCAACAATGATTGATGTGTACACAAAAGGTGGAATGTATAGGGAAGCAATGGATGCTTATAGAGAGTTCAAGCAGGAAAGGTTGGAGGCTGATGTTGTTTTCTATAGTGCACTAATTGATGCCCTTTGCAAGAATGGTTTAGTGGAGTCTTCTATGGTGTTGCTTGATGCAATGATAGAGAAAGGAATTAGGCCCAATGTTGTCACTTACAACTCCATAATTGATGCATTTGGTCAGCTGTCAGCTTTGGAATGTGGGGTTGATACTTCTGTTCAAGCCAATGAGCATCGAGTTGTACCTTCATCTTCTATGCTTATTGATGGTGCCCTCCAAAATCTAGCTATAGGTAAGGAGGATGACCGGATCATGAAGATGTTTGAGCAACTTGCTGCTGAAAAATCAGGTCAAATAAAGAAGGACATGAGGGGCAGTCAGGACAAGTTCTGCATCTTGTGGCTCTTTCGGAAAATGCATGAGATGGAAATCAAACCTAATGTTGTCACATTTTCTGCCATTTTGAATGCTTGCAGGTAAATACTTATCCAATGTTCTTTTACTGTTTCTACTACAACCTCTTAATATGTGCTTTGATATTCTCTTATGAATATATAACCAATCACAAAATCTGTAATTTGGTTGGATGCAGCAATTGCAAGTCCTTTGAAGATGCTTCAAAGCTGTTAGATGAGCTTCGCCTGTTTGACAACCAGGTGTATGGGGTAGCCCATGGGCTACTCTTGGGTTACAGGGAACAGATATGGCTTCAGGCTCAATCTCTGTTTGATGAAATAAAAAGAATGGACTCTTCAACGGCATCTGCCTTTTATAATGCCCTGACAGATATGCTGTGGCACTTTGGTCAGGTAAAGTCTAGATTTTAGAAATTTGCCACTTTTGCATCTCTTATAGCACATTTGGTTCCATGGTAAAATACTATAGAATCAATTTTGGTTAGAAGCTACAATTCTTAGCTTTTTAGTAAATGTGGAATGAGCTCTATGCGTATTGTGAAACTAAACATGCTATTAGTTTTTTATTTGCTATCTAAGATTAGTGTTAGAAGTTTATA
This is a stretch of genomic DNA from Lotus japonicus ecotype B-129 chromosome 1, LjGifu_v1.2. It encodes these proteins:
- the LOC130728685 gene encoding pentatricopeptide repeat-containing protein GUN1, chloroplastic; translated protein: MASTPTPPPNCSSVASRPTANNNNHSNHPHRHHKNHFKNQHQRHNNRLSASRYSSKPLPIAAAATDIGGAVGVGAGAGVGAPLAGSGNAPPAFTSSLGSFMGARKSRLAPEFSGRRSTRFVAKMHSGSPRINPNNHPHTKAAEEALHCLLQAGNDAAALDTVLFNYEHRLWGCEDYIYMLKECGNNGRFLLATKCYDFAMWKENGRVNKGKLTSTMISTLGRLGKIEHAVRLFEIGRYEGYGNTVYAYSAMISAYGRNGCFPDAITLFKSMRSLGLEPNLITYNALIDAGAKGGVEFNTVVKFFDEMVANGLVPDRVTYNSLISACVPKGLWEVAQNLLSEMEQKGIDRDLYTYNTYVDALCKGGKMDLAKKVMEEMSGRRIWPNVVTYSTMMDGYAKAGLLEDAISLYDEMKRLAVGFDRVSYNTMVGIYAKLGLLEEAIYVCKEMESCGIKNDVVTYNALLGGFGKHGKYDDVSRIFAEMKARNIHPNTLTYSTMIDVYTKGGMYREAMDAYREFKQERLEADVVFYSALIDALCKNGLVESSMVLLDAMIEKGIRPNVVTYNSIIDAFGQLSALECGVDTSVQANEHRVVPSSSMLIDGALQNLAIGKEDDRIMKMFEQLAAEKSGQIKKDMRGSQDKFCILWLFRKMHEMEIKPNVVTFSAILNACSNCKSFEDASKLLDELRLFDNQVYGVAHGLLLGYREQIWLQAQSLFDEIKRMDSSTASAFYNALTDMLWHFGQKRGAQLVVLEGKRREVWNGDWSESCLDLHMMSCGAASAMVHAWLLKIRSVVFEGCELPKILNILTGWGKHSKVVGDGTLRKAIEALLNGMGSPFKIAECNLGRFISPGYLVAAWLKQSSTLNVLVLHDLKNSEPAAEHKLPALCI